From a region of the uncultured Draconibacterium sp. genome:
- a CDS encoding AAA family ATPase, translated as MHISKIHIENFKIFKGSFKLPLSNGMNILVGNNEAGKSTIIEAIHLALSGLFYGKYLKNELTQYLFNNEVVAEYIKNLEHGNSAAVLPHILIEVFIEGDDLAEFLGDASSEKAATGFSLKIAFDERFQPQYEKLVKLGGIKTLPIEYYNITWSSFARDESITPRTIPLKSALIDSASNRFQNGSDIYISRIVKEFLELDEIVEVSQAHRRMKESFMDEPSIIKINEKIKKAAKISEKKVELSVELSSKNAWESSLMTYLEDIPFHFIGKGEQSIVKTKLALGHKKAKEANVILMEEPENHLSHSKLNQLIRDIKSGSLDKQIIISTHSSFVANKLGLENLIFINDLKRTCLNDLSDDTQKFFKKLSGYDTLRLILCTKAILVEGDSDELVIQKAFQLNNDGKLPIEKGIDVISVGTSFLRFLEIAEKLNKNIVIVTDNDGDIEAVKRKYKDYLGDNKKKNIDICFDEVVDTGKIEKFNYNTLEPKFLKENGLEKLNKILGTSYEDEDPMHLYMRAHKTECALKIFDTSEDVSFPKYILDAIKPDVQK; from the coding sequence ATGCATATTTCAAAAATTCATATTGAGAATTTCAAAATATTCAAAGGGTCTTTTAAGCTTCCTTTGAGTAATGGAATGAATATCCTTGTCGGTAACAATGAAGCAGGGAAATCTACTATTATCGAGGCAATTCACTTGGCTTTAAGTGGTTTGTTTTATGGTAAATATCTTAAAAATGAACTGACACAGTATCTCTTCAATAATGAAGTTGTTGCCGAATACATTAAGAACCTTGAACATGGTAATTCGGCGGCAGTTTTGCCGCATATTCTCATTGAAGTTTTTATAGAAGGGGATGATCTAGCCGAGTTTTTGGGAGATGCAAGTTCAGAAAAGGCAGCAACTGGGTTTTCCCTAAAGATAGCGTTTGATGAGAGATTTCAACCGCAATACGAAAAACTGGTCAAATTAGGAGGGATTAAAACACTTCCAATTGAATACTATAATATTACATGGTCAAGCTTTGCCCGTGACGAAAGTATAACACCAAGAACAATTCCATTGAAATCTGCATTGATAGATTCTGCCAGTAATCGGTTTCAAAATGGTTCGGATATTTACATTTCTCGTATAGTAAAAGAATTTTTGGAATTAGATGAAATTGTGGAGGTTTCTCAGGCTCACCGACGAATGAAAGAGTCATTTATGGATGAACCGTCAATAATAAAAATCAACGAAAAGATTAAAAAGGCGGCAAAAATTTCTGAGAAAAAAGTTGAATTGTCCGTTGAGCTTTCTTCTAAAAATGCATGGGAAAGCAGCTTGATGACATATTTAGAGGATATTCCTTTTCATTTTATTGGAAAGGGTGAGCAAAGCATTGTAAAAACGAAGTTAGCATTAGGGCATAAAAAAGCAAAAGAAGCCAATGTGATTTTAATGGAGGAGCCGGAAAATCATTTGTCACATTCTAAGCTCAATCAGCTTATTAGGGATATAAAATCCGGCAGTTTAGACAAGCAAATTATTATTTCAACGCATAGCAGCTTTGTAGCTAACAAATTAGGTCTTGAAAACTTGATTTTTATAAACGACCTAAAAAGAACCTGTTTGAATGATTTATCTGACGATACCCAGAAATTTTTTAAAAAATTGTCAGGTTACGACACATTGCGCTTAATTCTTTGTACAAAGGCGATATTAGTTGAGGGGGATTCTGATGAATTGGTAATTCAAAAGGCATTTCAATTGAATAATGACGGTAAATTACCCATTGAAAAAGGAATTGATGTTATTTCAGTTGGTACTTCATTTTTGAGGTTTTTAGAAATAGCAGAGAAGCTTAATAAAAACATTGTTATTGTCACGGATAACGACGGCGACATTGAAGCCGTCAAAAGGAAATATAAGGATTACTTGGGCGACAATAAGAAGAAAAACATTGATATTTGCTTTGATGAAGTTGTTGATACAGGTAAAATTGAAAAATTTAATTACAATACCTTAGAACCGAAATTTTTAAAAGAAAATGGACTTGAAAAATTAAATAAAATTTTGGGCACTTCATATGAAGACGAGGATCCAATGCACCTATACATGAGGGCTCATAAAACGGAATGTGCCTTAAAGATTTTTGATACCTCCGAAGATGTATCGTTTCCTAAATATATACTTGATGCGATAAAACCGGATGTCCAAAAATAA
- a CDS encoding UvrD-helicase domain-containing protein has protein sequence MSKNKLIIAAAGSGKTTHLVKEALKVEDGRVLITTYTQANEAEIRKKIVEINKCIPEHITVQTWFSFLLKHGARPFQGILFEKKIKGMILVNSQSGFKGRTRYGQPIYFGEGKDFEHHYFSNSLKIYSDKLSKFVFRCNEKTKGLVIDRISKIYSHIFVDEVQDLAGYDLELLKHLFVSNSSILLVGDPRQGTYSTNTASKNKKYRKANIAKYFFQDDAIQIETDRTSLQVNYRSNKEICNLSNKLFSGMIATSSGNQKTTDHDGVFLVKESDIVSYLKKFEPVQLRDSKRKEVHPNYSVMNFGESKGLSFDRVLIYPTKAFLDWLNDNNSELAETSRSKIYVAITRARYSVGIVVNDKYARTSSLGIYLPG, from the coding sequence ATGTCCAAAAATAAATTGATAATAGCGGCTGCGGGTTCGGGTAAAACAACCCATTTGGTCAAAGAAGCACTTAAAGTCGAAGACGGGAGGGTGCTAATTACCACTTATACCCAAGCAAATGAAGCTGAAATCAGGAAAAAGATAGTTGAAATAAATAAATGTATTCCTGAGCATATTACAGTCCAAACATGGTTCTCCTTCTTATTAAAGCATGGAGCAAGGCCATTTCAGGGCATTTTGTTTGAAAAGAAAATAAAAGGTATGATTCTTGTTAATAGTCAATCTGGATTTAAAGGCCGTACAAGGTATGGACAACCAATTTATTTTGGCGAAGGAAAAGACTTTGAACATCATTACTTTTCAAATAGTTTAAAAATATATTCTGACAAACTTTCAAAATTCGTTTTTCGATGTAATGAAAAAACAAAAGGTTTGGTAATTGATAGAATTTCAAAAATATATTCACACATCTTTGTCGATGAAGTCCAAGATTTGGCAGGCTATGATTTAGAGCTGTTAAAACATCTTTTCGTCAGTAACTCAAGTATCCTATTAGTTGGAGATCCTCGACAAGGCACTTATTCAACAAATACAGCATCAAAGAACAAAAAATATAGAAAGGCTAATATTGCAAAATATTTTTTTCAGGATGACGCCATTCAAATAGAAACCGATAGAACTTCATTACAAGTTAATTACAGGAGTAATAAAGAAATCTGTAATTTGTCTAATAAACTCTTTTCTGGTATGATAGCAACTTCGTCAGGAAATCAGAAAACTACCGACCATGACGGTGTGTTTTTGGTAAAAGAATCCGACATTGTTTCCTATCTCAAAAAATTTGAGCCAGTTCAATTAAGGGATAGTAAAAGAAAAGAAGTTCATCCGAATTACAGTGTAATGAATTTTGGAGAGTCGAAAGGACTTTCTTTTGACAGAGTGCTTATTTACCCAACTAAGGCATTTCTGGATTGGTTGAACGACAATAACTCTGAATTAGCTGAAACAAGTCGGTCTAAGATTTACGTTGCAATTACCAGAGCAAGGTATAGTGTAGGGATAGTTGTAAATGACAAGTATGCTAGGACAAGCAGTTTGGGCATTTATTTACCCGGTTGA
- a CDS encoding site-specific integrase, giving the protein MGLTVKLLLDKRRQRKDKSYPLVMRVVINSKSVQIPSGYTLPENDWDNKNQKIKSSCNQFDNLTRVNNLLSKKKSKAFDVLTKLDEEGELDFMPMSEVKAAILGEKAKGKSSVFDFINQLTEEMTTAGKQGNARVYKMLSNRLEALTGGKAIKFDNINYAFLQRFENAHFANGGTKGGLSVYMRTLRAIYNKAIKMGVANQSRYPFKDYKIKNGTPERKSLSEEEFQKLLEADLKPNSPLERSREYFLASFYLRGMNWMDMALLRLGDIEGDLERIRYTRQKTGKGFNVKINARLKPILERFIDGRTDKEEFVFPILNLSYSPEHYPTAILNKRKKLNGYLKTIAKNIGISPFTIYTARHTYATMGKRKGVPTAIIQESLGHTTEAVTQNYLDSFGNDIIDKYDDLIMD; this is encoded by the coding sequence ATGGGATTAACGGTAAAACTCCTTCTGGACAAGCGAAGACAGCGCAAAGACAAAAGCTACCCTCTGGTTATGCGCGTTGTGATTAACTCTAAAAGTGTGCAAATTCCTTCCGGCTATACCTTGCCGGAAAATGACTGGGATAATAAAAACCAGAAAATCAAATCGTCATGTAACCAGTTTGACAATTTAACACGGGTCAACAACCTTTTATCCAAGAAGAAATCCAAGGCGTTTGATGTGCTTACGAAACTGGATGAAGAAGGGGAGTTGGACTTCATGCCTATGAGCGAGGTCAAGGCCGCTATCCTTGGGGAAAAAGCCAAAGGGAAATCCTCCGTGTTTGATTTTATCAATCAGCTTACCGAAGAAATGACAACAGCAGGAAAACAGGGGAACGCCCGTGTTTATAAAATGCTGTCAAATCGACTGGAAGCGTTGACGGGTGGTAAGGCAATCAAATTCGACAACATAAATTACGCGTTCTTGCAACGCTTTGAGAATGCCCATTTTGCCAATGGCGGCACCAAAGGCGGCTTGAGTGTTTATATGCGAACGCTACGGGCGATATACAACAAGGCCATAAAAATGGGTGTTGCCAACCAATCCCGTTATCCCTTTAAGGATTACAAAATAAAGAACGGTACGCCTGAACGTAAATCTCTAAGCGAGGAAGAGTTTCAAAAGCTATTAGAGGCAGACCTAAAGCCGAACTCGCCTTTGGAGCGATCCCGAGAGTATTTTCTGGCCTCATTCTATCTGCGTGGTATGAACTGGATGGATATGGCTTTGCTCCGTCTTGGTGATATTGAAGGCGATTTAGAGCGCATCCGCTATACCAGACAGAAAACGGGGAAGGGGTTTAATGTGAAAATCAATGCACGACTAAAACCGATACTGGAAAGATTTATTGACGGGCGCACGGATAAAGAAGAGTTTGTATTCCCTATACTGAATTTGTCCTACTCGCCCGAACACTATCCCACGGCGATTTTGAACAAGCGCAAGAAACTCAATGGCTATCTAAAAACCATTGCAAAAAATATCGGAATTTCTCCATTTACGATATACACGGCACGGCATACCTATGCGACCATGGGCAAACGCAAAGGCGTACCCACTGCCATCATTCAGGAAAGCCTGGGGCATACGACCGAAGCCGTCACCCAGAACTATCTGGATTCTTTCGGCAATGACATTATCGACAAATACGATGACTTGATTATGGATTGA
- a CDS encoding DMT family transporter has translation MKTINNFKNQKVLANVGLGIVTIIVGLSFIFVKIGLREADAYDLLAHRFTIAFILILILAIFGKIKMPKISAKDWLSILFVSLFYPILFFGFQTIGMETSTASQAGIIFALSPTFTIIAGALFLKEKTTLLQKAGVALSFLGLIYIFLYKGGLETQSWLGNLFLVLSVLCTVGYYMIGKKLMQRYESSSLTAIMISIAFIVFNTVGITRHLNNGDLNAYFEPLSEPSFLLSVLYLGTLSSVVTSFLTNYALAFVPTSAVSIYNNLNPVIAIIGGVIFLSEHLYMHQLIGGLGVISGVAMVLFFKNRMISLQLASNRKNPQ, from the coding sequence ATGAAAACAATAAATAATTTTAAAAATCAGAAGGTTTTGGCGAATGTGGGATTGGGAATTGTTACAATAATAGTTGGGCTATCCTTTATTTTTGTAAAAATCGGATTGCGCGAAGCAGATGCTTATGATTTGCTGGCTCACCGTTTTACAATTGCTTTTATACTAATTCTGATACTCGCTATTTTCGGGAAAATTAAGATGCCAAAAATAAGTGCAAAAGATTGGCTATCCATTTTATTTGTGTCGCTTTTTTACCCCATTTTATTTTTTGGTTTTCAGACCATAGGAATGGAAACATCCACCGCGTCGCAGGCCGGAATTATATTTGCGTTATCGCCAACATTTACAATTATTGCCGGGGCACTCTTTTTAAAAGAGAAAACTACACTATTACAAAAGGCAGGGGTTGCTCTATCGTTTCTTGGCCTGATATATATCTTTTTGTACAAAGGTGGTTTGGAAACTCAAAGCTGGCTGGGGAACTTATTTCTTGTACTTTCTGTGCTTTGCACGGTTGGCTATTATATGATTGGCAAGAAACTTATGCAACGATACGAATCTTCAAGCCTCACAGCCATAATGATTTCTATTGCCTTTATTGTATTCAATACAGTGGGAATTACAAGACATCTCAATAACGGAGATTTAAACGCTTATTTTGAACCTCTTTCTGAACCGTCATTCCTGCTTTCGGTATTGTATCTGGGAACGTTGTCTTCGGTTGTCACATCGTTTCTTACAAATTATGCATTGGCATTTGTGCCTACAAGCGCTGTAAGCATTTACAACAATCTTAATCCTGTAATTGCAATTATTGGTGGTGTTATTTTCCTGAGTGAACACTTGTATATGCATCAGCTTATTGGCGGTTTAGGAGTTATTTCTGGTGTTGCGATGGTACTATTTTTTAAAAACAGAATGATATCGCTTCAATTGGCATCCAATCGGAAGAATCCTCAATAA
- a CDS encoding helix-turn-helix transcriptional regulator yields MKHTMNTIKLRSDYLKDVVSVLVSQRHKVGISQEELNARLGVSDRLVSKWECGMRSPTSFNLYCWAYALGMKLTVTADKTIPPYGRPEHKGRAANDNRFGIVN; encoded by the coding sequence ATGAAACATACGATGAATACAATAAAGTTACGCAGCGATTACCTGAAAGATGTGGTCTCAGTCCTTGTGAGCCAACGTCACAAAGTCGGGATTTCACAAGAAGAACTGAATGCTCGCCTGGGGGTATCGGATAGGTTGGTAAGCAAGTGGGAATGCGGTATGCGTTCCCCCACCTCTTTCAATCTGTATTGCTGGGCATATGCTTTGGGAATGAAACTGACTGTTACGGCGGATAAAACTATTCCGCCCTACGGTAGGCCAGAACACAAAGGCCGAGCCGCCAATGACAACCGCTTTGGCATTGTCAATTAA
- a CDS encoding DUF4249 domain-containing protein: MRTIKTFILLSALAALFASCRDIIDIELDSIDPKLVIDGAVTDINDTLVIQLTKSVDYFEPGIYPPVSGAVIAVSDNLGNTYQLNETSSGVYTEYLPGTEGNEYSLSVEIEGETYTAEVEMPYKVLIDSLSIETTPDYFEFSGGYLVNCHLQDPSGIENFYRLKVSKINNLKEPQDVLVVYDDAYVDGNNITLRWDEEQFFPQDTVVVELQTLAESTYEYYRTLSALFESGMIGSANPANPITNLSGDVLGYFGAFTVSRDTIIISEQ; the protein is encoded by the coding sequence ATGAGAACAATAAAAACATTCATATTATTATCGGCGCTTGCTGCCCTTTTCGCTTCTTGTCGTGATATAATCGACATTGAACTCGACTCTATCGATCCAAAACTGGTGATCGACGGAGCCGTTACCGACATAAACGACACGCTCGTTATTCAGCTAACAAAATCAGTCGATTATTTTGAACCAGGCATTTACCCGCCTGTTTCGGGGGCTGTTATCGCTGTTTCAGACAATTTGGGAAATACGTACCAACTCAATGAAACAAGTTCGGGTGTGTACACCGAATACCTGCCCGGTACTGAAGGTAATGAATATTCATTATCAGTTGAGATTGAGGGAGAAACATATACGGCAGAAGTTGAAATGCCTTACAAAGTTTTAATTGATTCATTATCTATTGAAACTACGCCCGATTATTTCGAGTTCTCTGGAGGTTATTTGGTGAATTGTCATTTACAAGATCCATCTGGAATTGAAAATTTCTACAGATTGAAAGTTTCAAAAATAAACAATCTCAAGGAACCGCAAGATGTCCTGGTGGTTTACGACGATGCTTATGTTGACGGTAACAATATCACATTGCGCTGGGACGAAGAACAGTTTTTCCCGCAAGATACTGTAGTGGTTGAGTTGCAAACACTCGCTGAATCAACTTATGAATACTACCGCACCCTGTCTGCACTTTTCGAAAGTGGGATGATCGGAAGCGCCAATCCGGCAAACCCAATTACCAATCTTTCGGGAGATGTGCTGGGCTACTTTGGCGCATTTACAGTTAGCCGCGATACAATAATTATTTCAGAACAATAG
- a CDS encoding TonB-dependent receptor, translating into MKNNSKTRNKIALTLLMIFVTVLSVLADETVTISGYVRSAETGEGLIGSTIYVEELKTGTATNAYGFYSLTIPKGDYTIRYSYIGYRQNRFPLHLTESNSKDVELLPSSAEMEEIVVRSEAEDKNTRTAEMGVTKLSPRETRMIPVILGEQDILKTIQLLPGVSSGTEGTTGFYVRGGGVDQNLIILDEAPIYSASHLMGFFSVFNSDAIKDMKLYKGNAPAVYGGRLSSILDIQMNEGNAKKFSASGGLGLLASRLTIESPIVKDKGSFIISGRRSYADMFLIFSNDESQKETDLYFYDFNAKANYKINDNNRIYLSGYLGRDVFNIDDLFALKWGNKTATLRWNHIFNNQLFLNSSLIYSNYDYGFGYNFSDNMIYINSGIRDINWKEDLQYYINANHTLKFGFNTIYHTYSPGEINAENNDVFNSVIMGEKQSFEGAVYLSHDWNISDHLKMNYGLRYSGYMAVGPDTVYTYNEQDERVESEAFADGEVIQKYKEIEPRITFNVIFNRKSSLKFSYARNAQYVHLLSNSSASLPTDVWIPSSRNVKPQVADQIAAGYFRNFKNNMFETSVEVYYKDLYNQIDYQNGAEILLNQDVESQLVFGKGRAYGLELFVKKRTGKLTGWVGYTLSKTEKSMDEIENGRWFPAKQDRTHDISVVGMYQLNEKWNLSANWVFNTGNAVTFPSGKYSVDQFTVPVYTSRNAYRMPDYHRLDLGATYTPKKKKRFESSWSFSLYNAYGRKNAFSITFQENENDPTRTEAERLALFQMIPSVTYNFKF; encoded by the coding sequence ATGAAAAACAATTCGAAAACTAGAAACAAAATCGCACTTACACTGCTGATGATTTTTGTAACTGTATTGTCGGTTTTAGCCGACGAAACGGTTACCATCAGCGGGTATGTGCGAAGTGCCGAAACGGGCGAAGGCCTCATCGGTTCAACCATTTATGTAGAAGAACTTAAAACCGGAACTGCAACCAATGCCTATGGTTTCTACTCGTTAACAATTCCTAAAGGAGATTACACCATTCGATATTCGTATATCGGTTATCGACAGAACAGATTTCCGCTTCATTTAACCGAGAGCAACAGTAAAGATGTTGAATTGCTGCCGTCATCGGCAGAAATGGAGGAGATAGTTGTTCGTAGTGAAGCCGAAGATAAAAACACCAGAACTGCAGAAATGGGTGTAACAAAATTATCGCCCAGGGAAACAAGAATGATTCCGGTGATTTTGGGCGAACAGGATATTTTGAAAACTATTCAACTGCTGCCCGGCGTGAGTTCAGGTACTGAAGGAACTACAGGATTTTATGTTCGTGGTGGCGGCGTAGATCAAAACCTGATTATTCTTGATGAAGCACCGATTTATAGCGCTTCTCATTTAATGGGATTTTTCTCGGTATTTAATTCCGATGCCATTAAAGATATGAAACTGTACAAAGGCAACGCTCCCGCGGTTTATGGCGGCCGTTTATCATCCATTCTCGATATCCAGATGAACGAAGGCAACGCTAAAAAATTCAGTGCTTCGGGCGGGCTGGGACTTTTGGCTTCGCGCTTAACAATCGAGTCGCCAATTGTAAAAGATAAAGGCTCGTTTATTATTTCAGGGCGGCGAAGTTATGCCGATATGTTCCTGATTTTTTCGAACGATGAATCACAGAAGGAAACTGATCTCTATTTCTATGATTTTAATGCCAAAGCAAACTACAAAATAAACGATAACAACCGGATTTATTTATCTGGATATTTGGGACGAGATGTATTTAACATCGATGATCTGTTCGCTTTGAAATGGGGAAATAAAACAGCAACTCTCCGCTGGAATCATATCTTCAACAATCAGTTATTTCTAAATAGCTCGCTGATTTACAGTAACTACGATTATGGATTCGGTTACAACTTTTCAGATAATATGATTTACATCAATTCGGGAATTCGCGATATAAACTGGAAAGAAGATTTACAATATTACATTAATGCCAACCACACACTGAAATTTGGTTTTAATACGATTTACCACACCTACAGTCCGGGAGAAATAAATGCCGAAAATAATGACGTATTCAATTCGGTTATAATGGGGGAGAAGCAATCGTTTGAAGGAGCTGTTTACCTTTCGCACGACTGGAATATTTCCGATCATCTAAAGATGAATTACGGCTTACGTTACTCCGGCTATATGGCGGTTGGCCCCGACACCGTGTATACTTATAACGAGCAGGATGAAAGAGTAGAAAGTGAAGCTTTTGCAGACGGTGAAGTCATTCAGAAATATAAAGAGATCGAGCCCAGGATAACATTCAATGTCATTTTTAACCGAAAGAGCTCGCTTAAATTCTCGTACGCCAGAAATGCGCAGTATGTTCATCTGTTATCAAACTCTTCGGCATCGTTACCAACCGATGTTTGGATTCCAAGCAGCCGGAATGTGAAGCCCCAGGTTGCCGACCAAATTGCTGCCGGCTACTTCCGTAACTTTAAAAACAACATGTTCGAAACCTCGGTTGAGGTGTATTACAAAGATCTTTACAACCAGATCGATTATCAAAACGGAGCTGAAATTCTGTTAAACCAGGATGTTGAATCTCAATTGGTTTTTGGAAAAGGAAGAGCTTATGGTCTTGAGCTTTTTGTGAAGAAAAGAACAGGCAAACTAACCGGTTGGGTAGGCTATACACTTTCAAAAACCGAGAAATCGATGGATGAAATTGAAAATGGTAGATGGTTTCCAGCCAAACAGGATCGTACGCATGATATTTCGGTCGTGGGGATGTACCAGTTAAATGAAAAATGGAATCTGTCGGCCAACTGGGTTTTTAATACCGGAAATGCAGTGACCTTCCCCAGTGGAAAATATTCGGTTGACCAATTTACGGTGCCGGTGTATACGTCGCGCAATGCTTACCGTATGCCCGATTATCATCGTCTGGATTTGGGAGCCACTTACACACCGAAAAAGAAAAAACGTTTTGAATCGAGCTGGAGCTTTTCGCTTTACAACGCTTACGGAAGAAAAAATGCTTTTTCCATCACTTTCCAGGAGAATGAGAATGATCCCACACGAACTGAAGCCGAGCGTTTAGCTCTGTTTCAAATGATTCCATCAGTAACCTACAATTTTAAATTTTAA
- a CDS encoding DUF4386 domain-containing protein — MIQSIKSNAHAAGILYLLIIITGLFSELCVRSGIIVSGDALASAKNITEHSFLFRIGFISDLIMVMCDVAVALLFYLVLKPVNRGLALLAAFFRLAQATVIGLNLLNYYMPLLILGDSEVMTGFSGEQLNSLVLLFLNAHAYGYLISGVFFGVSCVILGHLIYKAVYFPKWLGALVFAAGISYLLDAVVNFLFPELASLSEFLVMTVAVVAELSLCLFLLIKGVRTGALTFPSS, encoded by the coding sequence ATGATTCAGTCAATAAAATCCAATGCACATGCTGCAGGTATTTTGTACTTGCTTATTATTATCACAGGATTGTTTAGCGAACTATGTGTGCGTTCCGGTATCATCGTTTCAGGCGATGCTCTGGCATCAGCTAAAAACATTACTGAACATTCTTTTCTATTCCGAATCGGTTTCATTAGCGACCTGATAATGGTAATGTGCGATGTTGCTGTGGCGCTGCTTTTTTACCTCGTATTGAAACCGGTAAACCGTGGACTTGCGCTTTTGGCAGCATTTTTCAGATTGGCACAAGCAACCGTAATCGGTTTAAACCTGCTCAATTATTACATGCCACTGCTGATTCTCGGAGACAGTGAAGTAATGACAGGTTTTTCAGGCGAACAGTTGAATTCACTCGTTTTACTTTTTCTGAATGCGCATGCGTATGGATACCTCATTAGTGGAGTATTTTTTGGCGTAAGTTGTGTAATTCTCGGGCATCTGATTTATAAGGCTGTGTATTTCCCGAAGTGGTTGGGAGCTTTGGTGTTTGCCGCCGGAATAAGTTACCTGCTTGATGCTGTGGTTAACTTCTTATTCCCTGAATTGGCCTCGTTAAGTGAATTTCTCGTAATGACAGTTGCTGTTGTCGCAGAACTTTCACTTTGTCTCTTCTTGTTAATAAAAGGTGTTAGAACCGGCGCATTAACTTTCCCATCATCCTGA
- a CDS encoding serine hydrolase domain-containing protein has translation MISKFITIAILLVVTLPSCFEPTLESEIDNILSMKYTSKEPGAVFLVAKAGKPVYRKAFGKANIELDVDMNTENVFQIGSMTKQFTAVAIMMLVEEGKLSVVDEITKFIPEFPTHDKTITIHHLLTHTSGIKDYTSMKSIGSIAEKDLSPSELIDFFKNEPMDFAPGEEFQYNNSGYIILGYIIELISGMRYEDFVEENIFQKVGMKNSRYANAREVIENRAYGYQQNKNELMNKMHISFNVVYSAGALMSTVDDLLKWQNAINNNLLVNEDTKNQLFTNWTLNNGKEIDYGYGWHLKEIRNTLSREHGGNIFGFKSMAVYVLESDIYVVGLTNCDFNSPTQLTRDIVSLTMQFFNKN, from the coding sequence ATGATCAGCAAATTCATCACAATTGCAATTTTATTAGTGGTAACCTTACCAAGTTGTTTTGAACCAACACTGGAATCAGAGATCGATAATATTTTATCAATGAAATATACCTCTAAAGAACCGGGAGCGGTTTTTTTGGTGGCAAAGGCTGGAAAGCCGGTATATCGGAAAGCATTTGGAAAGGCTAATATCGAACTGGATGTTGATATGAATACGGAAAACGTATTCCAGATCGGATCAATGACAAAACAATTTACTGCAGTGGCAATAATGATGCTAGTAGAGGAGGGGAAACTTTCAGTTGTCGATGAAATCACAAAGTTTATCCCCGAATTTCCGACACATGATAAAACCATAACGATTCATCATTTGCTGACACATACTTCCGGAATTAAAGATTATACAAGTATGAAATCAATAGGGAGCATTGCCGAGAAGGATTTAAGCCCCTCGGAGCTAATTGACTTTTTCAAAAATGAGCCAATGGATTTCGCCCCGGGAGAAGAATTTCAGTACAATAACTCAGGTTACATAATTCTCGGTTATATTATTGAATTGATCTCAGGAATGAGGTATGAAGATTTTGTGGAAGAGAATATCTTTCAAAAAGTAGGGATGAAAAATTCACGCTATGCAAACGCTCGGGAAGTTATCGAAAACAGGGCTTACGGTTATCAGCAAAACAAAAATGAATTGATGAATAAAATGCATATAAGCTTTAATGTTGTTTATTCTGCGGGTGCACTGATGTCAACTGTTGATGACTTGCTGAAGTGGCAAAATGCAATTAACAACAACCTTTTGGTGAATGAAGACACCAAGAATCAACTGTTTACCAATTGGACATTAAATAATGGGAAAGAAATCGATTACGGATATGGTTGGCATTTGAAAGAAATACGCAACACGCTGAGCCGCGAACATGGTGGTAATATCTTTGGTTTCAAATCGATGGCTGTTTACGTCCTTGAATCAGACATTTATGTAGTTGGTCTAACCAATTGCGATTTTAATTCCCCAACACAGCTAACAAGAGATATTGTGTCATTGACAATGCAATTTTTCAACAAAAATTAA